In one window of Dermochelys coriacea isolate rDerCor1 chromosome 3, rDerCor1.pri.v4, whole genome shotgun sequence DNA:
- the DYNLT2 gene encoding dynein light chain Tctex-type protein 2 isoform X3, which produces MDKPAKASRLLSEGGKGERRLSMFEKDRHAQILKGRMRNSSHEVHGMEPMDGESFAEFGKSEIFTLKTSMAKIKYANTYKMEPYRKFQAHLVRNKAQHILTQRLQKTKYNGATSVFLCNSISEEILRAVKDMGFDRYKYVVTVLILQKTGQEIKMSSRWVWDVARDNWVSAKCETESFVSLALIMACYYE; this is translated from the exons ATGGACAAACCCGCGAAGGCGTCGAGACTTCTGtcggagggtgggaagggggagcGGCGTTTAAGCATGTTCGAGAAAGACAGG catgcACAGATCTTAAAAGGCAGAATGAGAAATTCAAGCCATGAAGTTCACGGTATGGAACCAATGGATGGGGAATCGTTTGCAGAGTTTGGGAAAAGTGAAATATTTACATTGAAGACTAGcatggcaaaaataaaatatgccaatacatacaaaatggagCCATATAGGAAATTCCAGGCTCATTTAGTAAGAAACAAAGCTCAACATATACTAACG CAGAGACTTCAAAAAACCAAGTATAATGGTGCGACTAGTGTCTTCTTGTGTAATTCAATCTCCGAAGAAATATTAAGAGCTGTCAAGGACATGGGCTTTGATCGCTATAAATATGTAGTAACAGTCCTAATCTTGCAAAAGACTGGTCAGGAAATAAAA ATGTCCAGCAGATGGGTCTGGGATGTTGCAAGGGACAACTGGGTTTCAGCTAAATGTGAAACAGAATCCTTTGTTTCATTGGCTTTGATAATGGCTTGTTATTATGAGTAG
- the DYNLT2 gene encoding dynein light chain Tctex-type protein 2 isoform X2, producing the protein MDKPAKASRLLSEGGKGERRLSMFEKDRHAQILKGRMRNSSHEVHGMEPMDGESFAEFGKSEIFTLKTSMAKIKYANTYKMEPYRKFQAHLVRNKAQHILTRLQKTKYNGATSVFLCNSISEEILRAVKDMGFDRYKYVVTVLILQKTGQEIKVSRQINLLIIFSQTELDVWGPIVPLGHTTTFRVVQICIALV; encoded by the exons ATGGACAAACCCGCGAAGGCGTCGAGACTTCTGtcggagggtgggaagggggagcGGCGTTTAAGCATGTTCGAGAAAGACAGG catgcACAGATCTTAAAAGGCAGAATGAGAAATTCAAGCCATGAAGTTCACGGTATGGAACCAATGGATGGGGAATCGTTTGCAGAGTTTGGGAAAAGTGAAATATTTACATTGAAGACTAGcatggcaaaaataaaatatgccaatacatacaaaatggagCCATATAGGAAATTCCAGGCTCATTTAGTAAGAAACAAAGCTCAACATATACTAACG AGACTTCAAAAAACCAAGTATAATGGTGCGACTAGTGTCTTCTTGTGTAATTCAATCTCCGAAGAAATATTAAGAGCTGTCAAGGACATGGGCTTTGATCGCTATAAATATGTAGTAACAGTCCTAATCTTGCAAAAGACTGGTCAGGAAATAAAAGTGAGTAGACAGATTAATTTACTCATAATATTTTCACAAACTGAGTTAGATGTTTGGGGCCCTATTGTGCCTCTTGGGCATACTACCACATTCAGGGTGGTCCAGATCTGCATTGCTTTAGTGTGA
- the DYNLT2 gene encoding dynein light chain Tctex-type protein 2 isoform X1, protein MDKPAKASRLLSEGGKGERRLSMFEKDRHAQILKGRMRNSSHEVHGMEPMDGESFAEFGKSEIFTLKTSMAKIKYANTYKMEPYRKFQAHLVRNKAQHILTQRLQKTKYNGATSVFLCNSISEEILRAVKDMGFDRYKYVVTVLILQKTGQEIKVSRQINLLIIFSQTELDVWGPIVPLGHTTTFRVVQICIALV, encoded by the exons ATGGACAAACCCGCGAAGGCGTCGAGACTTCTGtcggagggtgggaagggggagcGGCGTTTAAGCATGTTCGAGAAAGACAGG catgcACAGATCTTAAAAGGCAGAATGAGAAATTCAAGCCATGAAGTTCACGGTATGGAACCAATGGATGGGGAATCGTTTGCAGAGTTTGGGAAAAGTGAAATATTTACATTGAAGACTAGcatggcaaaaataaaatatgccaatacatacaaaatggagCCATATAGGAAATTCCAGGCTCATTTAGTAAGAAACAAAGCTCAACATATACTAACG CAGAGACTTCAAAAAACCAAGTATAATGGTGCGACTAGTGTCTTCTTGTGTAATTCAATCTCCGAAGAAATATTAAGAGCTGTCAAGGACATGGGCTTTGATCGCTATAAATATGTAGTAACAGTCCTAATCTTGCAAAAGACTGGTCAGGAAATAAAAGTGAGTAGACAGATTAATTTACTCATAATATTTTCACAAACTGAGTTAGATGTTTGGGGCCCTATTGTGCCTCTTGGGCATACTACCACATTCAGGGTGGTCCAGATCTGCATTGCTTTAGTGTGA